A genome region from Macaca nemestrina isolate mMacNem1 unplaced genomic scaffold, mMacNem.hap1 Scaffold_102, whole genome shotgun sequence includes the following:
- the LOC139361210 gene encoding protein FAM90A5-like has protein sequence MVDIQFFANFAALSSSLGDSDSFLPKAWVLICGNGVSQAPCRQEPTPSTSGGPFWAFLPTGLQQDPQRKAPFQTFSGKPLEKQLPNRKESMESWIYLRVVSRPMPVHTTNKRPRVDPALTDGSATKMSDTVSVLASLSPLRKASPSSSSSLRPKERQTGAVADIPQPGVRQQGPEPLVVVKPTHSRPQGGSREVSQAASKPHGLIRVISPQAQDKRAAVTSQPCPPADTHSLGLGSNLSFRPGAKRAAQTPTQACLNFPKKPRMGSFQMPENALQGGELGVPETLQPPPAATELRPSPSPQMSRGTPAQVPSTNRQPLHSRPCLPTAQACTMSHHPAASHDGAQPLRMLFWRLENGWWSSSLLTAPSFPSPEKPGAFLAHSPHVSEKSEAPCVAVPLSVLYEYLQVSSSSENSDSDLE, from the exons ATGGTCGACATTCAGTTCTTCGCCAACTTCGCGG ctctgagcagctcattgggtgactctgacagcttcctccccaaagcttgggtcctcatctgtgggaatggggtgtcccaggccccctgcaggcaggaacccacccccagcaCCTCTGGTGGGCCCTTctgggctttcttacctactggctt gcaacaagacccgcagaggaaggctccCTTCCAGACCTTTTCTGGGAAACCTTTAGAGAAGCAGCTGCCAAATCGAAAAGAATCCATGGAATCTTGGatttatctgagg gttgtaagcaggccaatgccggtccACACAaccaataagaggccacgcgtggaccctgccctcactgatggctcagctacgaaaatgtctgacacggtatccgtcttggcttcactgtctcccctcagaaaagccagtccgagctcctcgtcaagtctccgaccaAAGGAACGAcagacaggggctgtggccgacatccctcagcctggagtcaggcagcagggcccggagcctctcgtcgtggtgaagccgacacacagcaggcctcagggtggcagTCGAGAAGTttcccaggctgcctccaagccccacggcctgatccgggtcatcagcccccaggcacaagacaaacgtgctgcggtgacctcacagccctgcccaccagccgacacacacagcttgggcctcggctccaatctcagtttcaggccaggagccaagagagcTGCCCAGactccgactcaggcttgcctgaacttccccaagaaaccgagaatgggttccttccagatgcccgaaaatgcccTCCAGGGAGGTGAACTGGGGGtcccggagactctccaacctccgccagctgcaaccgaactcagaccaagtccgtcgccccagatgagcagggggacacccgcccaggtgcccagcaccaaccggcagcctctgcacagcagaccttgcctgcctactgcccaggcctgcaccatgtcccatcacccagcggccagccacgatggggcccagcctctcagaatgctcttctggagactggaaaacggatggtggagctccagcctcctgacagctccctcgtttccctctcctgagaaGCCGGGAGCCTTCCTCGCTCACAGCCCtcatgtctcagagaagtctgaggctccctgtgttgcTGTCCccctgagtgtcctctatgagtaccttcaggtttcctcctcctcagagaacagcgattctgacctggagtga